A genomic segment from Archangium lipolyticum encodes:
- a CDS encoding DUF4082 domain-containing protein — protein MKFRASVPGTVAGVRFYKGSSANSGTHVGSLWSRSGQRLASATFTNETATGWQMVRFATPVSISANTTYVASYLAPRGRYSATDNAFASQGITNGPLTALASGVDGENGVYLYGSGGFPTQSYQSTNYFVDVLFSPTPDTGAPSAPGSLAAAPSTAGAIQLTWTAATDDIGVTAYVLFRNGEEFTTVSGNTLTYKDVGLAASTLYTYTVRARDAVGNLGPASNTASATTTSEQPPPGLSLPRVPWEGGPSYYARFPAMAGTPWTREDFFPIGYWGAYSDEEWRFSTDAAHGINTFLEVYNTNESSGAWMRKYGIWNLAGTGLGGESVGTTFHDEVDMWGGPGWNPWTGYVNDAVYDTCVPDQPHACGYSVYNTQYEQLNNPNALIYANVGKGALMWQSDEERATFLSGADGPDPRAKWRLGVATGSVINANQIEGAVWSTLIHEARLLAYFSHVFSDSTANPSTPDVLNDTRAAYQATHDRVKKINAEVKSLARVLNTQSYVWQFNPNLSTMLKYRDNAAYVFAMQKRQFASGTYTYTLPPGLPASGTIEVIGENRTIPYSGGRFTDSFAAEYTHHKYRIQD, from the coding sequence GTGAAGTTCCGCGCCAGCGTCCCGGGCACCGTGGCGGGCGTCCGCTTCTACAAGGGCAGCTCGGCGAACAGTGGGACGCACGTGGGCAGCCTCTGGAGCCGCTCGGGACAGCGGCTCGCGTCCGCGACGTTCACCAACGAGACGGCCACCGGGTGGCAGATGGTGCGCTTCGCCACGCCGGTGAGCATCTCCGCCAACACCACGTACGTCGCCTCGTACCTCGCGCCGCGCGGCCGCTACTCGGCCACGGACAACGCCTTCGCCAGCCAGGGCATCACGAATGGCCCCCTGACGGCGCTGGCCTCCGGCGTGGACGGCGAGAATGGCGTCTATCTCTATGGCAGCGGCGGCTTCCCCACGCAGAGCTACCAGAGCACCAACTACTTCGTGGACGTGCTCTTCTCCCCCACCCCCGACACGGGCGCGCCCTCCGCTCCAGGCTCCCTCGCCGCGGCGCCGTCCACGGCGGGCGCCATCCAGCTCACCTGGACCGCGGCCACGGACGACATCGGCGTGACGGCCTACGTCCTCTTCCGCAACGGCGAGGAGTTCACCACCGTCTCCGGGAACACGCTCACGTACAAGGACGTCGGGCTCGCGGCGTCCACGCTCTACACGTACACGGTGAGGGCCCGTGACGCCGTCGGCAACCTGGGCCCCGCGTCCAATACGGCCTCGGCCACCACGACCTCGGAGCAGCCGCCCCCCGGGCTGAGCCTGCCGCGCGTGCCGTGGGAGGGCGGACCGTCGTACTACGCGCGCTTCCCGGCCATGGCGGGCACGCCGTGGACCCGCGAGGACTTCTTCCCCATCGGCTACTGGGGCGCGTACTCCGACGAGGAGTGGCGCTTCAGCACCGACGCGGCGCACGGCATCAACACGTTCCTCGAGGTGTACAACACCAACGAGAGCTCGGGCGCATGGATGCGGAAGTACGGCATCTGGAACCTCGCCGGCACCGGACTGGGCGGTGAGTCGGTCGGCACGACCTTCCACGACGAGGTGGACATGTGGGGCGGCCCGGGCTGGAATCCGTGGACCGGCTACGTCAACGACGCGGTGTACGACACCTGCGTGCCGGACCAGCCGCACGCCTGCGGCTACTCCGTCTACAACACCCAGTACGAGCAGTTGAACAACCCGAACGCCCTCATCTACGCCAACGTCGGCAAGGGCGCGCTGATGTGGCAGTCGGACGAGGAGCGGGCCACGTTCCTCTCCGGCGCGGACGGGCCGGACCCGCGGGCGAAGTGGCGGCTCGGCGTGGCCACCGGGAGCGTCATCAACGCCAACCAGATCGAGGGCGCGGTGTGGTCCACGCTCATCCACGAGGCGCGCCTCCTCGCGTACTTCTCGCACGTCTTCTCTGACTCCACCGCGAACCCGTCGACCCCGGACGTGCTCAATGACACACGCGCCGCCTACCAGGCCACGCATGACCGGGTGAAGAAGATCAACGCCGAGGTGAAGTCGCTCGCGCGGGTGCTCAACACGCAGTCCTACGTGTGGCAGTTCAACCCGAACCTGAGCACGATGCTCAAGTACCGCGACAACGCCGCCTACGTCTTCGCCATGCAGAAGCGGCAGTTCGCCAGCGGGACGTACACCTACACCCTGCCGCCCGGCCTGCCCGCGAGCGGCACCATCGAGGTGATTGGCGAGAACCGCACCATCCCCTACTCCGGCGGGAGGTTCACCGACTCCTTCGCCGCCGAGTACACGCACCACAAGTACCGCATCCAGGACTGA
- a CDS encoding NAD(P)-dependent alcohol dehydrogenase yields MPKTPAYAAPAAGKPLAPFSFEQREVGPHDVLIDILYCGVCHSDIHQARDEWGGAIFPMVPGHEIIGRVKQVGQHVTKLKVGDMAGVGCMVDSCRDCQTCRRDLEQFCERGMAGTYNGTYMDRKTPTYGGYASRIVVTEHFALKVPEGLDPAAAAPLLCAGITTYSPLRQWNCKKGDRVGVVGLGGLGHMAVKLAASMGAEVTVLSTSRTKEADARRLGAQGFEVTKDADTFKKLSGRFDLIIDTISAPHDYNQYLGMLRPQGTMVVVGVPPEAVPVHAFSLIGGNKRLAGSMIGGIAETQEMLDYCAKHNIVSDIEIIPIQKINEAYERMMKGDVRYRFVIDIASLERA; encoded by the coding sequence ATGCCGAAGACTCCTGCCTATGCCGCCCCCGCCGCTGGAAAGCCGCTGGCGCCCTTCTCGTTCGAGCAGCGCGAGGTCGGCCCCCATGACGTGCTCATCGACATCCTCTACTGCGGGGTCTGCCACTCCGACATCCACCAGGCTCGTGACGAGTGGGGCGGCGCCATCTTCCCCATGGTGCCGGGCCACGAGATCATCGGCCGCGTCAAGCAGGTGGGCCAGCACGTCACGAAGCTGAAGGTGGGCGACATGGCGGGCGTCGGCTGCATGGTGGACTCGTGCCGCGACTGCCAGACGTGCCGCCGGGACCTGGAGCAGTTCTGCGAGCGGGGCATGGCCGGCACGTACAACGGCACGTACATGGACCGGAAGACGCCGACCTACGGCGGCTACGCGTCTCGCATCGTCGTCACCGAGCACTTCGCGCTGAAGGTGCCCGAAGGGCTCGACCCCGCTGCCGCCGCGCCGCTGCTGTGCGCCGGCATCACCACGTACTCGCCGCTGCGCCAGTGGAACTGCAAGAAGGGCGACCGCGTGGGCGTGGTGGGCCTGGGCGGGCTGGGCCACATGGCCGTGAAGCTCGCCGCGTCCATGGGCGCGGAGGTGACGGTGCTCAGCACGTCCCGCACCAAGGAGGCCGACGCGCGCCGCCTGGGCGCCCAGGGCTTCGAGGTCACCAAGGACGCGGACACCTTCAAGAAGCTGTCGGGCCGCTTCGACCTCATCATCGACACCATCTCCGCCCCGCATGACTACAACCAGTACCTGGGCATGCTGCGCCCCCAGGGCACCATGGTGGTGGTCGGCGTGCCGCCGGAGGCGGTGCCCGTGCACGCGTTCTCGCTCATCGGCGGGAACAAGCGCCTGGCCGGGTCGATGATCGGCGGCATCGCCGAGACGCAGGAGATGCTCGACTACTGCGCGAAGCACAACATCGTGTCGGACATCGAGATCATCCCCATCCAGAAGATCAACGAGGCCTACGAGCGCATGATGAAGGGCGACGTGCGCTACCGCTTCGTCATCGACATCGCGAGCCTCGAGCGCGCGTAG
- the kdd gene encoding L-erythro-3,5-diaminohexanoate dehydrogenase: protein MVIPDPYGLKRVIGERGVLPQRAKRLDPSLPCRESELLIDVERLNVDAASFQQLRDSAGGDPARIAQRIREIVQERGKMHNPVTGSGGMLIGRVKEVGPKYPARKRLKVGDRVASMVSLTLTPLQLEGIDRVNVDNGQVDVRGHAILFATGHYAKLPDDLPEALALAALDVCGAPALIHRFVSPGMTVGVLGAGKGGALSLTQARRSLGGHGRLIALDASEDALALLSGLGLCDAALRVDATQAVEAMEKVCQATGGEMCDLVVNCASVGNTEMATLLATRAGGMAIFFSMATSFTTAALGADGIGKDVTILVGNGYVPGHVELTLDLLRTEPALRQFFEERYRV, encoded by the coding sequence ATGGTGATTCCAGATCCTTACGGGCTCAAACGCGTCATCGGTGAACGAGGCGTGTTGCCTCAGCGGGCGAAACGGTTGGACCCCTCGTTGCCGTGCCGTGAGTCGGAGCTGCTCATCGACGTGGAGCGTCTCAACGTCGATGCCGCGTCCTTCCAACAGCTCCGGGACTCCGCTGGCGGAGATCCGGCGCGCATCGCGCAGCGCATCCGGGAGATCGTCCAGGAGCGAGGCAAGATGCACAACCCGGTGACAGGCTCGGGCGGAATGCTCATCGGGCGGGTGAAGGAGGTGGGCCCGAAGTATCCAGCCCGCAAGCGGCTGAAGGTGGGGGATCGGGTTGCCTCCATGGTGAGTCTCACCCTCACGCCCCTCCAGCTCGAGGGAATCGACCGGGTGAACGTGGACAACGGCCAGGTCGACGTGCGTGGACACGCCATCCTCTTCGCCACCGGCCACTACGCGAAACTACCGGATGACCTGCCCGAGGCGCTCGCGCTCGCCGCGCTGGATGTCTGTGGCGCACCGGCCTTGATTCACCGGTTCGTGAGCCCCGGGATGACCGTGGGTGTCCTGGGGGCGGGCAAGGGCGGGGCACTCAGCCTCACCCAGGCCCGCCGGAGCCTCGGCGGACATGGGCGGCTGATAGCCCTGGATGCATCCGAGGATGCGCTCGCTCTGCTCTCGGGCCTGGGCCTCTGTGACGCGGCACTGCGCGTGGATGCCACCCAGGCCGTCGAGGCGATGGAGAAGGTGTGCCAGGCCACCGGCGGAGAGATGTGCGATCTCGTCGTCAACTGCGCTTCGGTGGGAAACACCGAGATGGCCACCCTCCTGGCCACGCGTGCGGGAGGCATGGCCATCTTCTTCTCCATGGCCACCAGCTTCACCACGGCCGCGCTCGGGGCGGATGGCATCGGCAAGGACGTCACCATCCTGGTGGGCAACGGCTATGTGCCTGGTCATGTGGAGCTGACCCTGGACCTGCTACGGACCGAGCCAGCCCTGCGCCAGTTCTTCGAGGAACGCTACCGCGTGTAG
- a CDS encoding LysR family transcriptional regulator — protein MNLSALDLNLLLVLHTVLEEKSVAKAAASLHVTSSAVSNALGRLRGLLGDPLLVRHGRGLVPTRRATELAPRLRAALKELQGALEGAAAPFEPARTDRMFTLACSDNDQIARVPRIAAAFSARMPRATLRIVSIDQLEATDGLASGQVDAVIGPIEAAAPGLHAAELYRDEAVMVVRRDHPKVGKRLSKQAFNELRHVDIWLSIEGPGVGHRFIEGFFQQHGLRRTVSLVVPSFAAAAMVAATTDLLAGLPRLVAEALAQHLPLRILELPVAPPPFQMHLLWHERTHADEGARFFRELVLGAMRPPGKAT, from the coding sequence ATGAACCTATCCGCCCTCGACCTGAACCTGCTCCTCGTGCTGCACACGGTCCTCGAGGAGAAGAGCGTGGCGAAGGCGGCGGCGTCGCTGCACGTGACGTCCTCGGCGGTGAGCAATGCGCTCGGACGGCTGCGCGGCCTGTTGGGAGATCCCCTGCTGGTGCGCCATGGGCGCGGCCTGGTGCCCACTCGCCGGGCCACCGAGCTGGCCCCGCGCCTTCGTGCCGCGTTGAAGGAGTTGCAGGGCGCGCTGGAAGGAGCCGCCGCCCCTTTCGAGCCCGCTCGGACCGACCGGATGTTCACGCTGGCGTGCTCGGACAATGACCAGATTGCCCGGGTGCCCCGGATCGCCGCGGCCTTCTCGGCGCGGATGCCTCGCGCGACGCTGAGGATCGTCAGCATCGACCAGCTCGAGGCCACCGACGGACTCGCCAGTGGACAGGTGGATGCCGTCATCGGCCCGATCGAGGCCGCCGCGCCGGGTCTACACGCGGCGGAGCTGTATCGCGACGAAGCGGTGATGGTGGTCCGCCGGGATCACCCCAAGGTGGGCAAGCGGCTGTCGAAGCAAGCCTTCAATGAACTCCGGCACGTGGACATCTGGCTCTCCATCGAAGGGCCAGGGGTGGGGCACCGCTTCATCGAAGGTTTCTTCCAACAGCACGGTCTGCGGCGGACCGTCTCCCTGGTGGTGCCCAGCTTCGCCGCGGCGGCGATGGTCGCCGCGACCACCGACCTGCTCGCGGGCCTGCCGCGCCTCGTGGCGGAGGCACTCGCCCAACACCTGCCCCTGCGGATTCTCGAGCTGCCCGTGGCCCCACCGCCTTTCCAGATGCACCTGCTCTGGCACGAGCGCACGCATGCCGATGAAGGAGCACGCTTCTTCCGGGAGCTCGTCCTCGGAGCCATGCGCCCTCCCGGAAAGGCAACGTAG
- a CDS encoding SDR family oxidoreductase → MSTVLVTGGSGFIGSHCILRLLAAGHQVRTTVRSLEREGDVRAMLKQGGAEPGDRLSFVAADLENDAGWPQAVAGCEFVLHVASPFPPNIPKNEEELLVPAREGALRVLRASRAAGVKRVVLTSSFAAIGYGQNPRGTPFNESNWTDLQGDDVIPYVKSKTLAERAAWDFIANEGGGLELSVINPVGVFGPVLGPDYSTSILMVQRLMDGAMPGCPRLYFGIVDVRDVADLHILAMAHPAAKGERFLAVAGDFMPIIGIAKVLKDRMGTWARRVPTLQLPNWLVHLAALRDPAVRQILPELGKTKNATNEKARRMLGWAPRSNEESLVATAESLVRLGLLKDSPKKG, encoded by the coding sequence ATGAGCACAGTCCTGGTGACAGGTGGATCGGGTTTCATCGGCAGTCATTGTATCCTACGGCTCCTGGCGGCGGGTCATCAGGTGCGCACCACGGTGCGCAGCCTCGAGCGCGAGGGCGACGTGCGCGCCATGTTGAAGCAAGGCGGTGCCGAACCGGGCGATCGCTTGTCCTTCGTCGCCGCTGACCTCGAGAACGACGCGGGCTGGCCGCAAGCCGTCGCCGGCTGCGAGTTCGTGCTGCACGTGGCGTCGCCCTTTCCTCCGAACATTCCCAAGAACGAGGAGGAACTGCTCGTGCCCGCGCGCGAAGGCGCTCTGCGCGTCCTGCGTGCCTCACGCGCCGCGGGTGTCAAGCGCGTGGTGCTGACCTCTTCGTTCGCGGCGATCGGCTATGGCCAGAATCCGCGAGGGACACCGTTCAACGAGTCGAACTGGACGGATCTCCAGGGCGATGACGTCATCCCCTACGTCAAATCGAAGACCCTGGCCGAACGCGCGGCCTGGGATTTCATCGCCAACGAAGGCGGCGGCTTGGAACTCTCCGTCATCAATCCGGTGGGCGTGTTCGGCCCGGTCCTGGGGCCTGACTACTCAACCTCGATCCTCATGGTGCAACGCCTGATGGACGGCGCCATGCCCGGGTGCCCGCGGCTCTATTTCGGCATCGTCGATGTGCGAGATGTCGCCGACTTGCATATCCTCGCCATGGCTCATCCCGCGGCCAAGGGCGAACGCTTCCTCGCCGTCGCGGGCGATTTCATGCCGATCATCGGTATCGCCAAGGTGTTGAAGGACCGCATGGGCACATGGGCCAGACGCGTGCCGACCTTACAACTGCCCAACTGGCTGGTGCACCTCGCCGCGCTGCGAGACCCCGCGGTGCGTCAGATCCTGCCCGAGCTCGGCAAGACGAAAAACGCCACCAACGAAAAGGCCAGGCGGATGCTGGGTTGGGCACCGCGCTCGAACGAGGAGTCCCTCGTTGCCACCGCCGAGAGTCTGGTGCGGCTCGGGCTTCTGAAGGACAGCCCGAAAAAAGGGTAG
- a CDS encoding serine/threonine protein kinase: MSDIQTTRFGRYELLERLNVGELSMGYRARDTAASGATRDVFIKRVHDYNAEVPAFVEMFLDAARIAVDLSHDNLVRVLDFGRVAGEYFLALEWVDGHSLCHVRNRARARGQKWLPAPIAVGIAIEICRGMHYLHTRLDARGVPLGFVRQHLYRGNVLVSFEGEVKISHFGIDRRVWPPDEGRLRGKVVYFSPEQVLGQVLDARSDVYVVGVVLYQMLCGGLPFGVGESEFERLSHAVEGRLVPAREFNPSLDETLLAILQRTLARARDDRYPTAEALQQALSDWMSTQAPLSPADMLEQFMSELFQQGPDTHERVKVVPLPGFPFTRD, from the coding sequence ATGTCCGACATCCAGACGACGCGGTTCGGCAGGTACGAATTGCTGGAGCGGTTGAACGTGGGGGAATTGTCGATGGGGTACCGGGCCCGCGACACGGCGGCGTCCGGCGCTACCCGGGATGTATTCATCAAGCGGGTGCACGACTACAACGCCGAAGTCCCCGCGTTCGTCGAGATGTTTCTCGATGCGGCCCGCATCGCGGTGGACCTCAGCCACGACAACCTCGTGCGGGTTCTCGACTTCGGACGGGTGGCGGGCGAGTACTTCCTGGCCCTGGAATGGGTGGATGGCCATTCCCTGTGCCATGTGCGGAATCGGGCCAGGGCGCGGGGTCAGAAATGGTTGCCCGCGCCCATCGCCGTGGGCATCGCCATCGAGATATGCCGGGGCATGCACTATTTGCACACGCGGCTGGACGCGCGGGGAGTGCCTCTGGGTTTCGTCAGACAGCACCTCTATCGCGGCAATGTGCTGGTGAGCTTCGAGGGGGAGGTGAAGATCTCCCACTTCGGCATCGACAGGAGGGTGTGGCCGCCGGACGAGGGGAGGTTGAGGGGCAAGGTCGTTTATTTCTCTCCCGAGCAGGTGCTCGGACAGGTGCTGGACGCCCGCTCGGACGTCTATGTCGTGGGCGTGGTGCTGTATCAGATGTTGTGCGGGGGCCTCCCGTTCGGTGTCGGTGAATCCGAGTTCGAGCGGCTTTCCCATGCCGTGGAGGGGCGGCTGGTTCCCGCGCGGGAGTTCAATCCCTCTCTGGACGAGACCCTCCTGGCGATCCTCCAGCGTACGTTGGCCAGAGCACGGGATGACCGGTACCCGACCGCCGAGGCGCTTCAGCAAGCCTTGTCGGATTGGATGAGCACCCAGGCTCCGCTATCCCCCGCCGACATGCTCGAGCAATTCATGAGCGAGCTCTTCCAACAGGGACCCGACACCCACGAGCGCGTAAAGGTTGTCCCGCTTCCGGGGTTCCCCTTTACAAGGGATTGA
- a CDS encoding DUF6152 family protein: MMRTSSWAGVLGALWLSGSAFAHHGWSGYDSERPMTLTGVIRESGYDNPHGYIVLEGDARTWHVVLAPPARMQNRGLPREALAEGAEATVEGHPHRTTPDELRAERITVGGRTVELR; this comes from the coding sequence ATGATGAGAACCTCGAGCTGGGCCGGTGTCCTCGGGGCGCTGTGGCTGTCGGGCAGCGCGTTCGCACATCACGGATGGAGCGGGTACGACAGTGAGCGGCCCATGACCCTCACGGGAGTCATCCGCGAGTCGGGGTACGACAATCCCCATGGCTACATCGTGCTCGAAGGGGATGCACGGACGTGGCACGTCGTCCTCGCTCCGCCCGCGCGCATGCAGAACCGGGGGTTGCCGCGGGAGGCGCTGGCCGAGGGCGCCGAGGCCACCGTGGAAGGCCATCCCCATCGAACCACCCCGGACGAGCTGCGCGCCGAGCGCATCACCGTAGGGGGGAGGACGGTGGAGTTGCGCTGA
- a CDS encoding FAD-dependent oxidoreductase: MRKVLIVGGGIAGPVLGMWLKRLGLEVSITEARPTAAVGEGAFLGVAPNGMNALEPLGVAAAVAAAGTPCESFQFINRRGETIGAIDRSGDVSAFGRPLTMIRRGQLNAILAEEAARQGVDIRWGQRLVAVDESHPSHVIARFEDGSESSADILVGCDGLRSRVRSLLLPDAPAPSFTGLLDYGGFARGVQVPVPPGVNLMLFGRRAFFGAFVTPSGEIWWFHNGAPGSSDLEALRKHPDPSRERERLLELHREDPPWVGDVIRATPELLGPWPIHDLHAMPRWHSGRVCLLGDAAHAMSPSAGQGAALAMEDALVLAQCLRDIPTPEKAFAAFEKARRPRVDAIFRAARRNGSGKAVSGAVSEWFRDRMLPFFLRLGASGQSKMYSYRLEWNQPRA, from the coding sequence ATGCGCAAAGTGCTGATCGTGGGGGGAGGCATCGCGGGACCCGTCCTGGGGATGTGGCTCAAGCGACTGGGGCTGGAGGTCTCCATCACCGAGGCCCGGCCGACGGCGGCGGTGGGGGAAGGTGCCTTCCTGGGCGTCGCTCCGAACGGGATGAATGCCCTGGAGCCGCTGGGAGTGGCCGCCGCCGTGGCCGCGGCGGGAACTCCGTGTGAATCGTTCCAGTTCATCAATCGCCGGGGAGAGACCATCGGCGCCATTGATCGCAGCGGGGATGTGAGCGCGTTCGGCAGACCCCTGACGATGATCCGGCGTGGACAGTTGAACGCGATCCTGGCGGAGGAGGCCGCCCGGCAGGGCGTGGACATCCGCTGGGGCCAGCGGCTCGTGGCCGTGGACGAGTCCCACCCGAGCCACGTCATTGCCCGCTTCGAGGATGGCTCGGAGTCGTCGGCGGACATCCTCGTCGGCTGTGATGGGCTGCGCTCGCGGGTGCGGTCGCTGCTCCTCCCGGACGCCCCGGCCCCGAGCTTCACGGGGCTGCTCGATTACGGTGGCTTCGCCCGGGGCGTCCAGGTGCCCGTGCCGCCGGGCGTCAACCTCATGCTCTTCGGGCGGCGGGCCTTCTTCGGCGCCTTCGTTACCCCGTCGGGGGAGATCTGGTGGTTCCACAACGGCGCGCCCGGGAGCTCGGACCTCGAGGCACTCCGGAAGCACCCGGATCCCTCCCGGGAGCGCGAGCGGCTCCTGGAACTCCATCGGGAGGATCCGCCGTGGGTCGGCGACGTGATTCGCGCCACGCCGGAACTCCTGGGACCCTGGCCCATCCATGACCTGCACGCGATGCCACGGTGGCATTCGGGCCGGGTCTGCCTGCTGGGGGATGCCGCGCATGCGATGTCTCCGAGCGCGGGTCAGGGCGCGGCCCTCGCCATGGAGGATGCGCTGGTGCTGGCCCAATGCCTGCGAGACATCCCCACCCCGGAGAAGGCCTTCGCCGCCTTCGAGAAGGCCCGTCGCCCTCGGGTGGACGCCATCTTCCGCGCCGCACGCCGCAACGGGAGCGGCAAGGCCGTGAGCGGCGCGGTCTCGGAGTGGTTTCGAGATCGGATGCTGCCCTTCTTCCTGCGGCTCGGCGCCTCCGGCCAATCGAAGATGTACTCGTACCGCCTGGAGTGGAACCAGCCGCGTGCGTGA
- a CDS encoding LysR family transcriptional regulator: MAFTPLNALNAFLAVARRRGFTAAATELGISPSALSQSVRQLEERLGVPLLTRTSRSVALTEAGQRLLENAGPAVDQALEALRTAAVQPGEVTGRVRLTVPAIAVSTLIAPLLPRFLARYPKVEVDVRVEDRLVDIVAEGLDAGIRLTESIERDMVQVRLSDACRFVVVAAPSYLERRGTPETPDDLLSHECICIRSTTTSGIYQWELERGTRSWRVPVRGPVITSDSHLLLRMAEAGVGLAYAFEPMVTEELRRGTLRVVLEPYAALVPGLFLYFPSRAQVSPALRAFVDVAREAAPRKKREAPEGARGPASPRPPRKV, from the coding sequence ATGGCCTTCACCCCGCTCAATGCCCTGAATGCGTTCCTCGCCGTAGCCCGGAGGCGCGGCTTCACGGCCGCCGCCACCGAGCTCGGCATCTCTCCGTCCGCGCTGAGCCAATCCGTCCGCCAGCTCGAGGAACGGCTTGGCGTCCCCCTGCTCACGCGGACCTCCCGGAGCGTGGCGCTGACGGAGGCGGGGCAGCGCCTGCTGGAGAACGCCGGGCCGGCGGTGGACCAGGCACTGGAGGCGCTGAGGACGGCCGCGGTGCAGCCGGGGGAGGTGACGGGACGGGTGCGGCTGACGGTTCCCGCCATCGCGGTGTCCACCCTCATCGCGCCGCTGCTGCCACGGTTCCTCGCGCGCTACCCGAAGGTGGAGGTGGACGTCCGGGTGGAGGACCGCCTGGTGGACATCGTGGCCGAGGGGCTGGACGCGGGGATCCGGCTGACGGAGTCCATCGAGCGGGACATGGTGCAGGTCCGGCTGTCGGATGCGTGCCGGTTCGTGGTGGTGGCCGCGCCCTCGTACCTGGAGCGGAGGGGCACGCCGGAGACGCCGGACGACCTGCTGTCCCATGAGTGCATCTGCATCCGCTCCACCACGACGTCAGGCATCTACCAGTGGGAGCTGGAGCGCGGGACGCGGAGCTGGCGCGTGCCGGTACGGGGGCCCGTCATCACCTCGGACAGCCACCTGCTGCTGCGGATGGCGGAGGCCGGGGTGGGGCTCGCCTACGCGTTCGAGCCCATGGTGACGGAGGAACTGCGGCGAGGCACCCTGCGCGTGGTGCTGGAGCCCTACGCGGCGTTGGTGCCGGGCCTGTTCCTCTACTTCCCCAGCCGCGCGCAGGTATCGCCCGCGCTGCGGGCCTTCGTGGACGTGGCCCGCGAGGCGGCGCCACGGAAGAAGAGGGAGGCCCCGGAAGGCGCACGGGGCCCCGCGAGCCCGCGCCCACCGCGAAAAGTATGA